A genomic segment from Flavobacterium inviolabile encodes:
- a CDS encoding DUF1801 domain-containing protein gives MQSKATTADAYFDALPDDRKAAMNTLRKITKENLPEGFEETMSYGMVTYVVPHSIYPNGYHCDPKQALPFLSIASQKNFIAVYHMGLYMDKNLLDWFVAEYPKHVKTKLDMGKSCIRFKKMEAIPYDLLAELFTKMTVAEWISGYEKVLKR, from the coding sequence ATGCAATCTAAAGCAACAACAGCAGACGCGTATTTTGACGCCTTACCGGACGACCGGAAAGCAGCAATGAATACATTGCGAAAAATTACCAAAGAAAATCTTCCGGAAGGTTTTGAGGAAACCATGAGCTATGGTATGGTAACCTATGTGGTTCCGCATAGTATCTATCCGAACGGTTATCATTGTGATCCCAAACAGGCTTTGCCGTTTTTGAGCATTGCTTCCCAGAAGAACTTTATTGCGGTGTACCACATGGGGCTGTATATGGATAAAAACCTGCTGGATTGGTTTGTGGCCGAATATCCCAAACATGTTAAAACAAAACTGGATATGGGGAAAAGCTGTATCCGTTTTAAAAAGATGGAGGCGATTCCGTATGATTTACTGGCGGAACTTTTTACAAAAATGACGGTTGCCGAATGGATTTCAGGCTATGAGAAAGTCTTAAAACGATAA